In a genomic window of Bradyrhizobium sp. LLZ17:
- a CDS encoding DEAD/DEAH box helicase: protein MMALHLLAQWKQSGRGGLVFLAENENRAERLGSVIHALDPSCEVLVFPRLNTLPFDQLEPSREIAGRRAAVLRRLGKSKKPIFLVSTAEAVMERLPSPASLARLNVSLKVGAAFSEADLRVRLEALGYDPDDEPDYPGGVLFHGQTFEIFPAGALGPFRVEHSRRAITRIVAFDPKEHDIIFETKELIVDPMSERLGFAAKGGKRATLFDYCGRAKWLADAGVPSHADGWLSTIEDAAGRVEREREYLGARDWKQASKGMKVLPRNARFQAIPEFSKLTSSRKAFRAFVEQTRRDGSRLVFVAAQEEDLRAMERMSGVRAERLPDWDAVTSGRNREVAMLADLDAGFVVPGKTALVVVTASDVLGSRAHHPQPMVRAWSTAFDHADVPQQGTVIVHLQRGLAVLDGLQTVNTGGGALREMVRLVFAGDNAALVPPPDLALMWPYATERGRLALDKADGSSWWARRTEAEREIQISGKVLAKHISQRRRRRTAKLEPPGSVYEKFVARFPYFTTADQAKAIRDVLDDLASGHPMDRVVCGDVGFGKTEVALRAAAAVALSGKQVAIAVPTTVLARQHLATFRRRFAPFDIEVGILSQAASGAEMRETREGLRSGRMKVVVGTQALTSKDVKFADLGLVIIDEEQHFGAAEKAKLSSLAKNVHTLLMSATPIPRTLATGLAGFRDLSIIASPPAYRLPVATKIAPLSDAAIASALLREQRRHGQSFLICPRIQDLDGMLARVQAVAPDLRIVALHGRLPAGEIDDRMMNFVEGRADVLLATNIVESGLDIPRANTIVVCWPEKFGLAQLHQLRGRVGRGGIRAFAYLLTESASDQSEKRLAVLEEFNRPGAGFAISERDLDLRGAGDLFSEQQSGHVQVFGPVLYSHLLKMASEKVDGRAEVWVPDLNLPIADMLPESYVQSEPVRLELYARAARCRSEDELDDLEEETSRRFGQLPPGARDFFAVARLRLDCKRRGIIRLDVGPEAVAATFLPGRLRKSKGRSTGKSSGRSLQRHGDRVVYHGPMRDSPFDRVEELFDILDDA from the coding sequence ATGATGGCGCTTCATCTGCTTGCGCAATGGAAGCAGTCCGGCCGCGGCGGGCTCGTGTTCCTCGCCGAAAATGAAAACAGAGCGGAGCGGCTCGGCAGCGTCATTCACGCGCTCGACCCGTCCTGCGAGGTCCTGGTGTTTCCGCGCCTGAACACCCTGCCGTTCGATCAGCTGGAACCGTCGCGTGAAATCGCGGGGCGTCGCGCCGCGGTCCTGAGACGTCTGGGGAAATCCAAAAAGCCGATCTTTCTGGTCTCGACGGCGGAAGCCGTGATGGAGCGGCTGCCGTCGCCGGCGAGCCTGGCGCGCCTGAATGTCAGCCTCAAGGTCGGCGCTGCGTTCTCGGAAGCCGATCTTCGCGTGCGTCTCGAGGCGTTGGGCTACGATCCGGATGACGAACCGGATTATCCGGGCGGCGTCCTGTTTCACGGCCAGACATTCGAGATATTTCCCGCGGGTGCACTTGGCCCGTTCCGGGTGGAGCATTCGCGCCGCGCCATCACCCGGATCGTGGCGTTCGACCCGAAAGAGCACGACATCATCTTCGAGACCAAAGAGCTCATCGTCGATCCCATGTCGGAGCGGCTCGGCTTCGCGGCCAAGGGCGGCAAGCGTGCGACGCTGTTCGACTATTGCGGACGCGCGAAGTGGCTCGCCGACGCAGGGGTCCCGTCGCACGCCGATGGTTGGCTGAGCACGATCGAGGATGCCGCGGGCCGTGTCGAGCGAGAGCGCGAATATCTCGGAGCACGCGACTGGAAGCAGGCCAGCAAGGGCATGAAGGTGTTGCCGCGCAACGCTCGCTTCCAGGCAATCCCGGAATTTTCCAAGCTGACATCGTCGCGGAAAGCCTTTCGCGCCTTCGTCGAGCAGACCCGGCGCGATGGTTCGCGCCTGGTCTTCGTCGCGGCGCAGGAGGAGGATCTGCGTGCGATGGAGCGGATGAGCGGCGTCAGGGCGGAGCGTCTTCCGGACTGGGACGCGGTGACGAGCGGCCGCAACCGCGAAGTCGCCATGCTGGCGGATCTCGACGCGGGCTTCGTCGTGCCGGGGAAGACCGCTCTCGTGGTCGTGACGGCGTCCGACGTGCTCGGCAGCAGGGCTCATCATCCGCAGCCGATGGTCCGCGCCTGGAGCACGGCGTTCGATCATGCCGATGTGCCGCAGCAGGGCACGGTGATCGTTCATCTCCAGCGTGGCCTCGCCGTGCTCGATGGACTGCAAACCGTCAACACCGGCGGCGGTGCGTTGCGCGAGATGGTCAGGCTGGTGTTCGCGGGCGACAATGCGGCTCTGGTGCCGCCGCCTGATCTGGCCCTGATGTGGCCTTACGCGACAGAGCGCGGCAGGCTCGCGCTCGACAAGGCGGATGGAAGCTCTTGGTGGGCGCGCCGCACCGAGGCCGAGCGGGAAATCCAGATCTCCGGCAAGGTGCTAGCCAAGCACATCAGCCAGCGCCGCCGCCGGCGGACCGCGAAGCTGGAGCCGCCGGGATCGGTGTACGAGAAATTCGTTGCGCGCTTTCCCTATTTCACGACCGCCGATCAGGCCAAGGCGATCCGGGACGTCCTCGACGACCTCGCGTCCGGTCACCCGATGGACCGCGTGGTCTGCGGCGACGTCGGATTCGGCAAGACAGAGGTGGCGCTGCGGGCAGCGGCGGCCGTGGCGTTGTCGGGAAAGCAGGTGGCGATCGCGGTGCCGACGACCGTGCTGGCGCGGCAGCACCTCGCGACCTTCCGCAGGCGCTTCGCCCCGTTCGACATCGAAGTGGGGATCCTGTCGCAAGCCGCGTCAGGCGCAGAGATGCGGGAGACAAGGGAGGGCTTGCGAAGCGGCCGGATGAAGGTCGTGGTCGGAACCCAGGCTCTCACCTCAAAGGATGTGAAGTTCGCCGATCTCGGCCTCGTCATCATCGACGAGGAGCAGCATTTTGGCGCGGCCGAAAAGGCAAAGCTCTCCAGCCTCGCCAAGAATGTCCATACGCTTTTGATGAGCGCCACGCCCATTCCGCGAACCCTCGCCACAGGTCTCGCCGGCTTCAGGGATCTGAGCATCATCGCATCGCCGCCGGCCTATCGGCTTCCGGTCGCAACCAAAATCGCGCCCTTGTCCGATGCCGCCATCGCCTCGGCGTTGCTGCGCGAGCAGCGGCGCCACGGGCAGAGCTTCCTGATCTGCCCACGCATCCAGGATCTCGATGGCATGCTGGCGCGCGTGCAGGCGGTGGCGCCCGATCTCCGCATCGTCGCTCTGCACGGCAGATTGCCGGCCGGCGAGATTGACGACCGCATGATGAACTTCGTCGAGGGCCGCGCCGACGTTCTGCTCGCGACCAATATCGTCGAGAGCGGCCTCGATATCCCGCGTGCCAATACCATCGTGGTCTGCTGGCCCGAAAAATTCGGTCTCGCCCAGCTTCATCAGCTGCGCGGGCGCGTGGGTCGTGGCGGCATACGCGCGTTCGCGTATCTGCTCACCGAGTCGGCTTCCGACCAATCCGAGAAGCGGCTCGCCGTGCTCGAGGAATTCAACCGGCCGGGCGCGGGTTTTGCCATCAGCGAGCGCGATCTGGATCTCAGGGGCGCCGGCGACCTGTTTTCGGAGCAGCAATCCGGCCACGTCCAGGTGTTCGGGCCGGTGCTGTACAGCCATCTGCTGAAAATGGCGTCGGAGAAGGTCGACGGAAGGGCCGAGGTCTGGGTGCCCGACCTCAATCTGCCGATCGCGGATATGCTTCCGGAGAGTTACGTGCAATCCGAGCCGGTGCGGCTCGAGCTCTATGCCCGCGCCGCACGGTGCCGGAGCGAGGACGAGCTTGACGATCTGGAGGAGGAAACCTCCCGCCGCTTCGGGCAATTGCCGCCGGGAGCCCGCGACTTCTTCGCCGTGGCGAGGCTCAGGCTGGATTGCAAGCGCAGAGGCATCATCCGCCTGGACGTCGGGCCTGAAGCCGTCGCCGCGACCTTCCTGCCGGGGCGCCTGCGGAAATCCAAGGGGAGATCTACCGGGAAATCCAGCGGCCGATCGCTGCAACGCCATGGCGATCGCGTCGTCTATCACGGCCCGATGCGGGATTCGCCGTTCGACAGGGTCGAGGAATTGTTCGATATCCTCGACGACGCCTGA
- a CDS encoding cysteine hydrolase family protein, with protein MRDSNSDVARITDAVHLCVDMQNIFAPGGLWATPWMERVLPTIASIAARSQARTIFTRFITPRDPEDRPGQWQSYFRRWQQATRQHLPTSALDLVPALARYVPPARIVDKPVYSAFSNSGLASLLINNNIGTVVMTGAETDVCVLSTVMSAIDLGFRVVLVEDAVCSSSDVGHDALMTMYRTRFHGQVDLVTAEELVEFWQEEG; from the coding sequence ATGAGGGACAGCAACTCAGACGTCGCCCGGATCACGGATGCCGTCCACCTCTGCGTCGACATGCAAAACATCTTTGCGCCGGGCGGTCTGTGGGCGACGCCCTGGATGGAAAGGGTGTTGCCGACGATTGCCTCGATCGCTGCGCGCTCTCAGGCCAGGACGATCTTCACGCGCTTCATCACGCCGCGGGATCCGGAAGATCGCCCCGGGCAGTGGCAGAGCTATTTCAGGCGCTGGCAGCAGGCGACCCGGCAGCACCTGCCGACATCCGCGCTCGACCTCGTGCCGGCGCTCGCGCGCTACGTTCCTCCGGCCCGCATCGTCGACAAGCCGGTCTATTCCGCCTTCAGCAATTCCGGCCTGGCGAGCCTGTTGATCAACAACAACATCGGCACGGTGGTGATGACAGGGGCGGAGACGGATGTCTGCGTGCTCTCGACGGTGATGAGCGCCATTGATCTCGGCTTCAGGGTCGTCCTCGTCGAGGACGCGGTTTGCAGCTCCTCCGACGTCGGGCACGACGCGCTCATGACGATGTACCGCACCCGCTTCCACGGTCAGGTCGATCTTGTCACCGCGGAAGAACTTGTGGAATTCTGGCAGGAGGAGGGATAA